A region from the Rosa rugosa chromosome 6, drRosRugo1.1, whole genome shotgun sequence genome encodes:
- the LOC133715998 gene encoding light-mediated development protein DET1 — MFRSHNVATRIFDRQISSPAPGSAVHYARRFYENLVPNYTMYEVECPDHLFRKFTEDGQYLVCFSRNHQKLIVYRPTWLSYSCKGDCTSTDLPPKARRFESFFTQLYSVSLPCTNELICKDFFLYMESNRYGLFATSTGQIHDATPVGGAVLGVPSIEKITFHLLRLEDGVVLDQRSFHHDFINLAHNAGAFLYDDLLAIVSLRYQTLHILQIRDSGNLVDVRAIGTYCREDDELFLNSHVQNIHETTVACFHSGLKQRLLSFIFRGMWNEETDPTLRVQGLKKKFYFHFQDYVDLIIWKVQFLDRHHLLIKFGSVEGVISRNTDLHPAFFAVYNMETTEIVAFYQNSADELYLLFEQFYDHFHATSRNSYTMNFVSSHSNNMHAREQLRCVKNKASSSLQFVKKMLASLPFNCQSQSPSPYFDQSLFRFDEKLISATDRHRQSTDHPIKFILRRQPYTLKFKIKPGPEAGSIDSRTKKISSFLFHPFLPLALSIQQTLYLQPAVVNIHFRK; from the exons ATGTTCAGAAGCCACAATGTTGCCACCAGAATTTTCGACCGCCAAATTTCATCTCCGGCTCCCGGCTCTGCT GTTCACTATGCTAGGCGATTTTACGAGAATTTAGTCCCTAATTATACCATGTATGAAGTTGAGTGCCCGGACCATCTGTTCCGTAAATTCACTGAGGATGGTCAGTACCTCGTATGTTTCAGTAGAAATCATCAGAAATTGATTGTTTATAGACCTACCTGGCTTTCCTATTCCTGCAAAGGAGACTGCACTAGCACTGATCTTCCTCCGAAAGCGAGGAGGTTCGAGAGCTTCTTTACGCAGCTGTACAGTGTGTCACTCCCTTGTACCAATGAGCTTATATGCAAGGACTTCTTTCTTTACATGGAGAGTAACCGCTACGGACTCTTTGCTACTTCTACCGGACAAATTCATGATGCAACGCCTGTTGGAGGAGCTGTGCTGGGAGTCCCGTCAATAGAAAAGATAACCTTTCACCTCCTGAG ATTGGAGGATGGAGTTGTACTGGATCAGAGGTCCTTTCACCATGATTTTATTAACCTGGCCCATAATGCGGGCGCCTTTTTGTACGATGATTTACTTGCAATTGTGTCCCTTCGCTACCAAACACTACACATTCTGCAAATCAGAGACTCTGGAAACCTTGTTGATGTACGAGCAATTGGGACATATTGTCGTGAAGATGATGAGCTTTTtctcaactcacacgtgcag AATATTCACGAAACAACAGTTGCTTGCTTTCATAGTGGCCTCAAACAGCGGTTGCTTTCTTTCATATTTAGAGGAATGTGGAATGAAGAAACAGATCCGACATTG AGGGTCCAAGGCCTGAAGAAGAAgttctatttccatttccaaGACTATGTTGACTTGATTATCTGGAAG GTACAATTCTTGGACCGGCACCACCTGCTAATAAAGTTTGGTAGTGTAGAGGGAGTG ATATCACGCAATACTGATCTCCACCCAGCCTTTTTTGCGGTATATAACATGGAGACGACTGAAATTGTAGCTTTTTATCAG AATTCGGCAGATGAGCTTTATCTCTTGTTTGAGCAGTTCTATGATCACTTCCATGCAACATCGAGAAATTCATATACAATGAATTTTGTGTCATCTCACTCAAATAACATGCATGCTCGGGAGCAGCTGAGATGTGTCAAAAATAAAGCAAGTAGTTCTTTGCAG TTTGTGAAGAAGATGCTAGCCTCTTTGCCTTTTAATTGCCAATCGCAGAGCCCTTCTCCCTACTTTGACCAATCTCTTTTTCGATTTGATGAGAAG TTAATTTCTGCAACCGATCGGCATAGGCAGTCAACAGATCATCCTATCAAGTTCATCTTAAGAAGGCAACCGTATACCCTCAAATTTAAGATTAAACCAG GTCCAGAAGCTGGTAGCATAGACAGCCGGACAAAAAAGATTTCTTCATTCCTCTTTCATCCATTTTTGCCTCTTGCTCTCTCTATTCAGCAGACTTTATACTTGCAGCCAGCTGTTGTTAATATTCACTTCCGGAAATAA